In Puntigrus tetrazona isolate hp1 chromosome 7, ASM1883169v1, whole genome shotgun sequence, the following are encoded in one genomic region:
- the LOC122349313 gene encoding cocaine- and amphetamine-regulated transcript protein-like: protein MESSKLWTTAMACAVLVSCIQGAEMDFDNESDLETRALREFYPKDPNLTNEKQLLGALHDVLEKLQSKRISLWEKKFGRVPTCDVGEQCAIRKGSRIGKMCDCPRGAFCNYFLLKCL, encoded by the exons ATGGAGAGCTCCAAACTCTGGACCACAGCGATGGCGTGCGCTGTGCTGGTCTCCTGCATCCAGGGGGCTGAAATGGACTTTGACAACGAATCCGACTTAGAAACGAGAGCTTTGAGAGAGTTTTATCCAAAGGACCCGAATCTGACCAACGAAAAGCAGCTG CTCGGGGCTTTGCACGACGTTCTGGAGAAACTGCAGAGCAAACGCATCTCACTTTGGGAAAAGAAGTTTGGGCGCGTTCCTACA TGCGACGTCGGGGAGCAATGCGCCATCAGGAAAGGATCGAGAATCGGCAAAATGTGCGACTGTCCACGTGGAGCGTTTTGCAATTACTTTTTGCTGAAGTGTTTGTAA